From the Primulina tabacum isolate GXHZ01 chromosome 3, ASM2559414v2, whole genome shotgun sequence genome, one window contains:
- the LOC142538997 gene encoding uncharacterized protein LOC142538997, translating into MLDRSHSRIRGFYAEYEKSFYGPMAIANSRVTFLHIGEALRGLLEMQIRHPEVMSTNDSLMDRDFYSAISVLAEAKDIDFNINLAPIVSKVKGSDPEWPRLSWEKARRILIPVYTNGRWFLLKLVTRVNKCIIYDLQRRHDPKFKDLNEDIEPILINAARLLSIVGNNPHPERPWNIKLHDEFRAKIIHEDSGAFVLAVAGYSLSRSAQVVLTLDDRLVYEFRYFLACNMFLNDW; encoded by the exons ATGCTTGACCGTTCGCACAGTAGGATTCGAGGTTTTTATGCCGAATATGAGAAGTCGTTCTACGGGCCCATGGCTATCGCAAACTCGCGTGTCACTTTCCTT CACATCGGCGAAGCTCTCCGTGGATTGCTTGAGATGCAGATCCGACATCCTGAAGTGATGTCGACAAATGATTCGTTGATGGACAGAGATTTCTACTCTGCGATATCAGTTTTGGCCGAAGCTAAAGATATCGATTTTAACATAAATCTGGCACCAATTGTGAGCAAAGTCAAAGGTAGTGATCCAGAATGGCCGCGTCTCTCGTGGGAAAAGGCGCGAAGAATTCTCATCCCTGTCTACACAAATGGGCGCTGGTTTTTGCTAAAACTAGTGACAAGGGTGAATAAGTGCATTATATATGACTTGCAGCGAAGGCACGATCCCAAATTCAAAGATCTGAATGAAGACATAGAGCCTATACTTATAAACGCTGCTCGTCTGCTATCCATTGTTGGGAACAACCCACACCCCGAGAGGCCATGGAATATAAAACTACATGATGAATTCCGTGCCAAGATTATACA CGAAGATTCAGGAGCGTTTGTGTTAGCTGTTGCCGGATACTCTTTGTCCAGGAGTGCGCAAGTAGTACTAACTTTAGATGATAGATTAGTATATGAGTTTAGATACTTTTTAGCTTGTAATATGTTCCTTAATGATTGGTGA
- the LOC142538451 gene encoding uncharacterized protein LOC142538451, giving the protein MSNQILDSSSDDLWMVVRKRPVRFSLLEYCLITGLDCAIEPEDLPDRGVFGTTHFPGKADIVLGDLEGKIIVQEHNETGLDMEKIKMASLYFCCAVFGEATRKKTTKIDPKYLRLVDDLDRFNHYPWGRVAYRDAVRCLKKDLLGRYNYLAEAQGRKEVEGSFLVGGFVLPLQIFAYECYPSVTQKLARRRDVDGLMLPRMFQWMTKTWASNRAPTGVEIAVAFGDCPIDDCLGFLTPTPEELVAPYYTTGHFVDSAPDAVITRVLELWRQGQTVICSEHPVESPSVQPTHSAHSPPSD; this is encoded by the exons ATGAGTAACCAGATACTTGATAGTAGTAGCGATGATTTGTGGATGGTGGTGCGCAAAAGGCCTGTTAGATTTTCTTTGTTAGAGTATTGTTTAATAACGGGTCTCGATTGCGCTATAGAGCCCGAAGATTTACCAGATAGAGGTGTATTTGGCACCACACACTTTCCCGGTAAGGCTGATATTGTTTTGGGTGATTTGGAGGGAAAGATTATTGTCCAAGAGCATAACGAGACTGGTCTAGACATGGAGAAGATAAAGATGGCTAGTCTATACTTTTGTTGTGCCGTATTCGGTGAGGCGACGAGGAAAAAGACGACGAAGATCGACcctaaatacttgaggctcGTAGATGATTTGGATAGGTTCAACCATTATCCCTGGGGTAGAGTAGCCTATCGGGATGCGGTCCGATGTCTGAAGAAGGATCTTTTAGGACGATATAATTACCTCGCCGAGGCACAGGGCCGGAAAGAAGTTGAGGGCAGCTTCCTTGTCGGTGGTTTTGTTCTCCCTCTGCag ATCTTCGCTTATGAATGTTATCCGAGCGTGACACAGAAGTTAGCAAGGAGAAGAGATGTGGACGGTTTGATGTTGCCCAGGATGTTTCAGTGGATGACTAAGACGTGGGCGTCAAACCGTGCCCCAACTGGTGTTGAAATCGCTGTAGCCTTCGGTGATTGTCCTATAGAT GATTGTCTGGGATTTTTGACTCCTACTCCTGAGGAGCTAGTTGCACCGTATTATACGACCGGACATTTTGTTGATTCTGCGCCTGATGCGGTGATCACTCGGGTACTCGAGCTCTGGAGGCAGGGTCAGACAGTCATATGTAGCGAGCACCCTGTGGAGTCTCCCTCAGTCCAGCCCACGCATTCTGCACATTCACCTCCCTCTGACTAG